A region of the Paenibacillus sp. J23TS9 genome:
TTGACGATCGGAAGCAAGATTTGCAGGAATGTCCTCACTTCGCCGGCGCCGTCGATTCGGGCCGCTTCCCGGAGCGCGTCCGGCACGCTGTCGAAGAAGCCTTTGAGCAGGAACACGCCAAAAGCCGTGGCGACGTTGGGCCAGATCATGCCCCAAAGCGAGTTCACCATGCCAAGATCCTGCGTAATCCGGAACAGAGGAACGATCATAACCTCTTTTGGAACCATCAAGCTTGAGATAAAGACAACGAACAACATGTTTTTACCGAAGAAATTCAGCTTGGAGAATGCATATGCGGCCATCGAACTGGCTATGACGACCAGAATGGTGCTGACTCCGGCAACGAACAGGCTGTTCAGCGTCCAGCGCAGAGCCGGCTGATTATTGAAAACATCAATGTAATTGCTGAACGAGAATGTTTTCGGCCACCAGTCCGGCGGCATTTTGATGACATCGGAACTGTTTTTGAGCGAGCTGGTAAACAACCAGTACAGAGGAAACAAATTCAGCAGGGCGAAGACGATAATGATGACATTCGAGACAACATCGTACTTCTCTCGCTTTTTCTTCTCTTTCGTTTGAAGCATGATTTATCCCTCACTTCCCCTTGAACATTGCTCTGAGCTGCGGAATGGACAAAAGCATCGTAATCAGGAACATGATGACGCCCACCGCGGAAGCAACGCCCAGCTGGTTATACTTGAACGCGTTGTTGTAGAGATAATACATCATGGTGACGGAAGCGTTGTTCGGGCCCCCGCCCGTCAGCAGCTGGATAACGACGAAGATTTTCAGCACAGCGATGATATTGATGATCGTGATGTAGATCGTGGTCGGCTTGACCAGCGGAATCAGGATTTGGAAAATAATCCGAACCCGGCTCGCCCCGTCCACCTCGGCTGCTTCGAACAAATCTTTCGGCACGCCAATCATCGCCGCAATGTATAGAATGATCGCCTGACCGACGTTGGTTGCAAATGTTACAAATATGATCACCGGCAGAACCGTGTGTTTATTTCCAAGCAAATTGACGATCGAAAAATCCATTTCCCTTGCCGCATATGAGATGAGACCGTTAGCCGGATTCAGCAGGAATCCCCAAACCATACTCATGACGACCATGGAAACCATGACAGGGATGTAATAACTTCCCCGGATAAACGAAACGTATTTCGCGTTTTTATCGAATACGGAGGAAGCAACGAATATCGAAAAAGCGACTGTTAGAAGAACAATGAAGACGACAAATATAACCGTGTTGTAAATCGACTTGAAAAATACGGGATCATGGAACAACGTCACGTAGTTGTCGAAACCGACGAACGTTTCCTGATTGAATTGAACCTTGTACAAACTGAGCCTGATGCCTTCAATGATTGGATATACGATAAAAATCAGGAACATCAAGAATTGTGGCAAAATGAACAGATAGCCGGTCACATTTTCTTTCCAGTGATAGTTTCTCAGTTTCATGGTTATCCGTTACCTTTCCAATCCGGTTTCCTCTGCCGCCGCAGCCTTTGCTGGTAAGCGGCAGGGACCGAATCTTGTTTATATGTCTGGATATGGTTGTTTACATTTTACTAAGTTACTTTTTGAAAATAACAGAGCTTTCTTTGGCCTTCTGGATGACTGCGTTGCCTTTCGTCTGGTAATCCTTGATCGCTTGGGCAGGTGTTTTTTCACCAATGTACATCGCTTGCAGCTCCGGATACAGCACTTGTCTCAGTTCGCTGTAGCCAGGTACATTGCCCGTGAAGTTGAACAGGTTGGAAGCATTGGCATCATACGCGGCAAACAGTGGGTATTTATCTTTGAATTCAGCTGCCACAGAACTTCTTACAGGAATACTGTTCTTGGAAGATTTCACGAGCTCTGGATCGGTGGAGAAGAATTTCACGAAATCTTTGGCCACCTGGGTTTTCACTGCATCCCCAGTTTTGAATACAGATGCACCAATGACATAAGTGAAGGAAAGCGGCGATCCGCTTGAGGACGGAATGTTCGCAAGACGGATATCAAATTTTGGTGCTTTTCCAGCTTCCATATCTGCCTTTGAGTTGTTGAACAGCACCGGATTGGTGAAGCTGATCGCAAGCTGCTGGTTCTGGAACATCGCATTGGCATCGTTCGAGGATACGGATTCCGCACCCGGGTTCGTGTAACCTTCGCTGTAGACCTTTTTCAGCCATTCGGCCGCCTTGATGCCATTCTCGTCATCTACGGTGATGTTGCCCTGGTCATCAAAGAACTTGTTGCCGAACATCCGCAGATAAGCCAGGTTCCAAGTATCGCCCTGATTGTTCAGCGCGTACAGCCCCATTGGGTATGAGCCTTTCGGCAGCTTTTCTTTCAAGGTCTTCAGGATCTTGTCGTAATCGTCCATCGTCCACGTCTGGATCGCATTCGTGTCACCTACGTAGCTGTCGAGGCCCGCAGCCTTGAACATATCCGCATTGTAAGCCAGCGTGCCCGGATTATGGGCGAACGGATAGAAGTACACCTTGTCGCCGAAGGTTACGTTGTCCCAGTACTTCTGGTCGATATCCTTCTTCGCTGCGTCGTCGACGATATCATCGAGCGGCTCCAGCGCTCCACGATGCACGTAATCGCCCATAGCGAATACGCTTTCAAAGAAGATGTCCGGCGGCGTTCCGCCATTCAGGTTTACGTTCAGCATTTCATCACGCTGATCTCCGGCGATGACCTGAACATTCACCTTCACGTCATGCTTGTCATACTGCTTCGAGAATTTGTCTGCCGCATATTTGAAAAAGCTGTCATAATCCGCGTTTTGCTCCGAAGCATCCATAACGCCCTTCCACTGCGGAGTCAGCCACAGATTCAGCTCTACTTTATCTTTTTTGCCGGAGGAGCTGTCCCCGCTGCTGCTGTCTGCATCTTTTTGTCCGCCGCCAGAGCATCCAGCAAGAAGCGACATCACAACCAGCAATGCTGTTGTTGCCGATAACATACGTTTTTTTAACATCGAATAATGCCCCCTTTAAATCTTTGTCGTTTAAGTGTATTAGACTTTAAAATAAGTTCCGATTGATCTTGATGATGACCTTTCTGACATCGGATGGCTCGGCATCGGTCAAGCCCGGCCGGTGTATATCCTCCGGAAACAGGACGGTGTACATACCTGGCTTCAGCCTGATCATGGATTCGGTTTCCAGCTCCGTAAACAAGGAATAATCTTCTTCCGGACTGCTCTCAAACGGCTCGGTTCGATCATTCTGCAGCTGCCAACCGATTGTTTCCTCACCCTCAATCACATAATGAATGTCGAGGAAGCACTCATGTTTCTCTGCGAATTGCATCGAAGCCGGCTTGGTTTGGATTCTCGAAATGATGGCAAACATGTCTTGTCCCCAAATCGGATATTTTCCTTCTTCGAGAATGCTGTAATCCGTCTCTTGCAGGTAATCAATCGCCTTTCGAAGTACCGGATGCGCGAATTCTCGTTCCTTTGCCCAATGCTCTAACGATCCGACGATCATGCTGCGGGATTCCTCCTTCTGGCTGAGTTAAGGCCTTTCAAGGTCCTGCCTTGAGGTGAAAGGCTTATAGGAAAAGTATAGCCGTGAAGAAAACGAACAAACAGGAACAAAATTATCAGCTTTATATTCAAGATTTTTAAAACGCTTACATGGAGGTGACGCACACATTCATTTTTTTAGGAAAGGATGTTCACTATTTTTGGATAGGTGAGAAAAAACAAATCCTCCTGCGGATGCAGGAGGGTCAGATAAGCGCGCTATGCTTTCGTTTTCTGGAACTGGGAGCGGTATTTTTGCGGGCTCACGCCCTTGAGCTTTTTGAAGATACGCCCGAAATAATTGATGTTCTCGTAGCCTACCTGCTCGGCAATCAGATAGCTTGGAAGGCTTGTTTCCATAAGCAGGCTCGTCGCCTGATCAATGCGCATCGTGTTGATCCAGTCGGTAAACCCCATGCCCGTTTCTTTCTTGAAAATCGTGCTCAGGTAGGTTTCGCTGATGTTGATCCGTTCGGCCGCCTCCTTCAGCGAAATATCCCGGGTCAGATTGTCCTTGAGATAGGTCAGCAGCGAATTGATATCCTCGCGGGATGTCAGCTGCATGCCCTGTTCCAATATGCCGGATTTTGCCCTATTGTAGGCGGCGGGAAGCTCCTCCCATGCCGTGAGAGGCCCCGCTGTTTCTGCCCGGAGCGTAATGCCGAGCAGCACCTGCGCGGAGCTCACCAGCCCGCTAATCTGCCTTCCCAAATCCGGCAGCTGCTCTTCCGGCACCGCCAGCAGCGCGGCGATGTCGCGGTTGTCCATTGCAAGCGGGTGGCTGTCCAGCAGGGCTTCCAGCTCGGTTTGGACCAGATGCTCAAGCAGCTTCATGGCGGATGCTTCCGGACCCCCGTCGCGCGTATTGAGCACATGCAGCAGCAGGAGCATGCCTTGCGGCCGAAGCTGAAGACTCGCAGGCACGGCGACATCCGCCGGATTCCCTGCCAGAAAGCCGCGAACACATTCTGTTACCTCATCCGAGCGTAAATTCAGACTTTCGGCGGCATAAGCGGCATCTGGCTTCGCCTTTCCGCTGCCGCGTCCGATTTTCCCGGCAGATTCCACTAAGAGGTTCAGCAGCTCATCCGGCTTCATGGAGGTTTTCAGCATGTAGTCCTCGACGCCGAGCTTCATCGCGCTTCGCACGTAATCGAACTCGTTGTGGCTGCTCAGTACGATGATTAGCATTCTCGGGTATTTGTCCCTCACCTGTTCGATCAGCTGAAGCCCGTTCATCCGCGGCATCACGATATCCGTAAGCAGAATGTCGGGCACGTTCTGCTCGATCAGCTCCAGTGCCTTTTCCCCATCGGGAGCGTCCCCGATAAATTCGAAATCATGCTTTTCCCAATCGATTAACGATTTGATTCCTAAACGGACCAGCAGTTCATCATCAACCAGCATCACTTTAAGTGTCATCGCCAATCCCCTTCTGAACTTTTCTTATCGGCAGCCTGTACTCAACGGTCGTTCCTTCGCCTTGTTCGCTATCTAGACGTACGCCATAGGTATCTCCATACTGGAGCCGGATCCGGTCATGGACATTTTTGACGCCGATCCGCTCCGGCAGGGGATCCGCCGAGCCGGCTTCGAGCCTGCCGCGGATCTCCTCCAGCTTCTCCGGTTGAATCCCGGTGCCGTTATCCGCAACCCGGAGCACGAAATCGTCCCCGTCATGCCATGCCTGGATCGTGATCAAGCCCATTCCCGTCATGTTCTGCAATCCGTGTACCAGGCAGTTTTCAATAATCGGCTGCAGCATAATATTGATGACTTCCTGATCCATCAGCTCGTCGGGAACATTGATATTAAGGGATATTGTATCAGGGTGGCTCATTCTCATCAAAGCCATATAATTCTCGATATAATCGAGCTCCTGCCGCAGCATGATCAGGCTGCCTCCCCTGCCAATGCTTCCTTCCAGGATGCCTCCCAGGTTCGAGAGCATATCACCCACATCCTTGTCGTTGCGTATATACGCCATCCATTTGATATTGTTCAACGTATTCAGCAGAAAATGGGGATTGATCTGGGCTTGGAGCGCTCGGAAGCGCATGTCTTCCTTCTGCTCGTATTCCTCCTTGACCCGTCCCAGCAGTCCGCGTATTTTTTTGACCATTTTGTTGTATGTCTCGATCAGAGATGAAATCTCCTGCGGACCGGTAACAGCAATGTTCGAGTAAAATTCTTTGTCCTCCAATTCCCTCATTTTCTTTCGAAGCAGCTTTAAAGGTTTGGATATGCTGTACGCAATCGAAATCGTGATGAATGAAAAGACGACAAAGATCGCAAAAAAGATCAGTATGTTCGCTTTACGGATATCAAAGATCTCTTTAAATACCGTGTCATAAGGCACAATCTGAATGATCTTCCAGCCGTTGATTCGTACCGTATCGTAGTTGACAATCCACTTCTGCCCTTTTTTTTCGATAATTTGCTGCCCCCGTGTGGACCTCCACACTTTCGGCATATAAGCTTCCTGCAACAAGCTTTGCCCAATTTGATTCTTATTCGGACTGGAGACGATCGTTCCGCTGCTGTCCACCAAATAGGTATCCCCTTCAAGTCCGGTTAGATACTTGTGGATGTCCTCCTCCCTTACGCTGAACACGATCATGCCGGTATTTTTGTTGGTTTGAAGCTCGGTAATGGTCTTCACCAGCGTAATGAGCGGCTTCCGGTCGGCATACATCAATTCCTTATTGTTAAACATCCATTTCAGTTGATATGGCTTTCCCATCATGTCCTGATACCATTTCGAGTCTAAATAACCATGCAGCAGCGGATCAAACATGTAGCTTGTACTGATCCAGTTGCCTTCCCGGTCAAAAAGAGTGACATACGTATTGGAAAAATAAGAGCTGAACAGCCGGTTCAGTACGGTGTCATTCAAACGGAGCTTTTCATATTTACTGTAGGATTCAGGATCCTTAAGCAGCTTTGTGATACTCGGATTGATCGTAATATTAACGGAGGATTGCAGCATCTCTTCCAGAAACAGCTGGACGTTGAAATTCACCAGATACAGCGCGTCTTGGGCAGAGCGGCCGATTTTACTTTCAATGACCTTTTCCAGAGGCTTATCCATAAAATAGAAGGTTAGTAGAAAGGGGATAATCAGAAACAGCAGTATGGAGAAGAAGATCTTATTACGGATCGAATTCAAACGGCTCCATGTTTTTTTCAGGTTTCCCATCGTACTCGCTCCCTTTGACTTGCTGCAGACTGAATTTTAGTGATTTGTAAGCGATATCATGCCAGATTTCAATTATAGGGGCAGTATAATCTTTTATGCAAGTGTACTTCAGTTCCATTATGTACTAGAACGATGCAGCTCCACACATGGCAAAAAAAGAACCGGGGTTTCCCCAGGTCCCTTTACTTTCGAAATTACTTCAGCACGCTGCCTCCATATAAGAAGCGATACTTCCACGAATTCGTAAAGTCCGTTATGACGACGCCGCCGGCTTTCTTGGAATATGTATGCAGGAGCTTACCATCCCCCAAATAGAGAGCCACATGCGTGATCCGCTGCTTGGATTTGTCGATACCTTTGTATGCGGAGCTGCTGGAACCTTTGTAGCTCATGAAGAAGACGAGATCGCCGCGCTTCAGCTGGTTCGTGGAATACACGGGGCTGCTTTTTTCCTTGATCCAAGAGCCCTGCTGACGGGAATCGGCAGGAAGCGTAAGGCTCGCGCCTTCTTTAAAGATTTGCCGGATGAAATCGGAGCAGTCGAAGGTCGTTGTCGTATTGCGGTCCGATCCGAATTCATACGGCGTTCCCAAGTATTTCATCCCTTTTTGGATCACTTTTTCAATGACTGCCGAAGCAGATTGAGCAGGTTTGGACGCAGACGAAGAGCCGTTATTTTGCGAATTCGAAGATCCTGAAGACGAGTTCGAAGACGATGAACCTGAAGATGCCTTTCCGACGCGAATATATTTATCGGCCGTACTGATATATCCGGTTTTGCCGGCCGCGGTTTTGATTTTATAAAAATAAGAGGTGCTCTTCTCCAGTATTTTCACCTGTTCGCCAGCTTTGACGTAGCCGAGAACATGGCTGGACAAGGAAGGCTTGTCTCTTAATCTTACCGTTGCTTGAATAACGCCCGTTTGCGAAGTCGAAGCCGATTGTACGACTGCCTTGGAGGCTGCTGCGTGAGAGGGGGATGGAAGAATGAGGGCTGCCGACACCGCTGCGGTAATCGCCAGGCAGCCGAGCAGGCTTTTCTTGATGTTAATCATGTTGTTCCTCCTTAAAAATTACAATTTTGTAACCAAGTAGATATACCTCTGCCACAAGCAGGATAGCTACCGTTCTATGTCCCTCATTATCTCAAAGCTGAAACATGTTTTCATAGGGCTTTTTTCGCGTAATACCGCTCCAATTTATGGTTAAACATAGGCCCTTAGTCCTTTTTATTCCTGTAATATGGATTTGCAGGAAAAATTACTATTTTGTCATTTTTAATATTCATTCACGCAAATGCAAAAAAAGCACATCCGGTTCGATGTGCTTGACGGTTGGAATTGTCATTCGCTTCTCTTCATCTATTACTCTGTACCCTCATAACGGAAATAGGAGAAATCGGCATGGCTTCCCCGGTACTGATTCATGTCATGGGCTGCAATTCCTACGAAGTTCCCCGTAAAGCCTCCACACAGGAAGCTGATATTTTGCGTTTCCTGCAGCGGTCTCCAACCCTCTTCATTGGACATGCGGTAATGAAACTGTGCCTTCGTTCCGTCAACGTCGACCGCCAGATGCACTGGCACATTGTTTTCAAGCGGTGTCATCTCAGGCAGCAGAACGAACTCATCCGCTGCACACCGCATCATTCGCAGTACTTTACCCTGTCCCTCATCATGGCTGATATAGGCATATACATAATTGTCTTCATTCAAATACAGCAGCAGACCGGCCAGCTGCAAATAGCTTGCGGGTGCATATTCCAGAGCTGTCTCCGCCCTGAATCGCATGTCCGTCTGCCGGATCGCCACGAGATGATGGCGGAACAGGCTTTGAGGTGATTCCCCGGCCATGATTCGCAGATGTCCTGGCCGCGCGCGGAGCGAGCACCAGCTGTCATCCGCCAGGATCCGCAGCGTATTCCAGTTCTTCTAAGCTCTAATCCGCCGAATATATCCTCAAAAACGGTTACCGGGTCCGCATTCTCCACATCCTGGATTTCAAGCGGCGCAGGCACTTTCAACTGCGGTTCATGGCCACCAGAGGTTAAACGCAGCCAGCCGTCTTCATTCCAGTACACCTGCTGCAAAGCCGTCTCCCGTCCCAAAATGGCGTATTGGCCTTCAATGGGACGCGTGCATAAATGTGCCATGTACCATTCACCGCCCGGAGTCTGTACGAGACTGCCATGTCCCGCGCATTGAAGCATCAGGTCCGGCTGGTCCCGGGAGGTTAGCATCGGATTCTGCGGATCTACCTCATACGTTCCCAGCAATTTTTTCGAACGGGCGACAGTCACGGCATGCCCCGAACTGGTCCCGCCTTCTGCTGTAATCAGATAATAGTACCCGTTTTGCCTATAGATATGGGGTGCTTCTGTTTTCTTAAGCCATGTACAATCAAACAGCTTCTGCGGCTCGCCTACGAGGCACTGAAGATCGGGGTCATATTCCTGGATGACAATGCCGCTGGATTTGTTGCCTTCCGTTATGCGGTAATCCCATAATGCATTCAGCAGCCATTTGCGTCCATCTTCATCATGAAACAAGGAAGGGTCAAACCCGCTGCTGTTCAAGTAAACAGGCTCTGACCAAGGCCCTTGTATGGTTGGCGCCGTCATCACGTAATTATGTACATCCTTAAACGGACGCTTGGTGCTTTTTACATCCGTATAGACCAGATAAAATAAATCATCATGAAAGCTGAGCTGCGGTGCCCAGATGCTGCAATTTTTCGGATTCCCCCGCAAATCGACCTGTTCGGTCAGAAGATCCGTGCAGTGCTCCCAATGCGCCAAATCCTGTGACTGATATACCCGCAAACCCGGGAGCCATTCAAACGAAGACACTACGATATAGTAGATGTCTTCTACACGCAATATACATGGATCCGGATTAAAACCTTTCAGGATCGGGTTCTGAATCATACCGCTTTTTGTTATAACTGCCATGGTCTACTGTCCTCCCCATTTCCAAAAATCCGTGCCGGAAAACACATGCCCTTTATCTAATGGTACATCTTCTGAATCCGAGCATACCACCCACGAAACACGCTTCTCCTGTACAGCTCCTGTGACATGAACACCATATTCCCTGTAACGAACCGTTTGTTCATTGCCCGGATGATTCCAATTATCCCAGCCAAGCGGATGAATATGCCTGCCCAATCGGCAGTTCACGAAATCCGTTTTGGCATGCTCACGCCATGGGCGTCCCAGGTAAACGTTGGTCACGCCCTGCTCCGCTGTCAGACAGCAATCCCTGAACACATAACCAAACTCTTCCCCACGGGGTGTAGATGCCGCTGTAATATATCCTGCGCTATGATTATTTTTATGGCGTAGACTGCGGATTTCACATTGATCAAAATATGCTGTTGCTCCGCCGAATATAAAATCGACCGTTCCTTCGATACAGCAATTTTGGTACAGCTGGCGGTATTGGACATGGCTTTCTTTTATAGGAACTCCGCCAAATGTCTTCCTCTCTTTGGGCGCCGGAGGCAGCGGACCTGTAAACAAGGTATCCTGATGTCCTTTGAAGCTGCAGCTGCGAAAAATAGTTTCGTCGCAGTGCGCATATACCGCAACCGCCTGACCTACTTGATCTCCCTGCCCCGCTGTATTTGCGATCACGAGATTTTCCAGAACCAGCCGGCTGCCGCCCAGAAATAAGGTAGGCGTCGCAAATGTCCCGATTTCTTCGCCCTT
Encoded here:
- a CDS encoding carbohydrate ABC transporter permease, which gives rise to MLQTKEKKKREKYDVVSNVIIIVFALLNLFPLYWLFTSSLKNSSDVIKMPPDWWPKTFSFSNYIDVFNNQPALRWTLNSLFVAGVSTILVVIASSMAAYAFSKLNFFGKNMLFVVFISSLMVPKEVMIVPLFRITQDLGMVNSLWGMIWPNVATAFGVFLLKGFFDSVPDALREAARIDGAGEVRTFLQILLPIVKPGIGALFILNFVQVWNDYLWQLVIGQDKNVKTLMVGIATLMQDLNPNFAYKMAGATVAAVPMLLIFLLFQRYFTRGIAGGAVKE
- a CDS encoding carbohydrate ABC transporter permease, translating into MKLRNYHWKENVTGYLFILPQFLMFLIFIVYPIIEGIRLSLYKVQFNQETFVGFDNYVTLFHDPVFFKSIYNTVIFVVFIVLLTVAFSIFVASSVFDKNAKYVSFIRGSYYIPVMVSMVVMSMVWGFLLNPANGLISYAAREMDFSIVNLLGNKHTVLPVIIFVTFATNVGQAIILYIAAMIGVPKDLFEAAEVDGASRVRIIFQILIPLVKPTTIYITIINIIAVLKIFVVIQLLTGGGPNNASVTMMYYLYNNAFKYNQLGVASAVGVIMFLITMLLSIPQLRAMFKGK
- a CDS encoding ABC transporter substrate-binding protein; its protein translation is MLKKRMLSATTALLVVMSLLAGCSGGGQKDADSSSGDSSSGKKDKVELNLWLTPQWKGVMDASEQNADYDSFFKYAADKFSKQYDKHDVKVNVQVIAGDQRDEMLNVNLNGGTPPDIFFESVFAMGDYVHRGALEPLDDIVDDAAKKDIDQKYWDNVTFGDKVYFYPFAHNPGTLAYNADMFKAAGLDSYVGDTNAIQTWTMDDYDKILKTLKEKLPKGSYPMGLYALNNQGDTWNLAYLRMFGNKFFDDQGNITVDDENGIKAAEWLKKVYSEGYTNPGAESVSSNDANAMFQNQQLAISFTNPVLFNNSKADMEAGKAPKFDIRLANIPSSSGSPLSFTYVIGASVFKTGDAVKTQVAKDFVKFFSTDPELVKSSKNSIPVRSSVAAEFKDKYPLFAAYDANASNLFNFTGNVPGYSELRQVLYPELQAMYIGEKTPAQAIKDYQTKGNAVIQKAKESSVIFKK
- a CDS encoding YhcH/YjgK/YiaL family protein, which encodes MIVGSLEHWAKEREFAHPVLRKAIDYLQETDYSILEEGKYPIWGQDMFAIISRIQTKPASMQFAEKHECFLDIHYVIEGEETIGWQLQNDRTEPFESSPEEDYSLFTELETESMIRLKPGMYTVLFPEDIHRPGLTDAEPSDVRKVIIKINRNLF
- a CDS encoding response regulator, which translates into the protein MTLKVMLVDDELLVRLGIKSLIDWEKHDFEFIGDAPDGEKALELIEQNVPDILLTDIVMPRMNGLQLIEQVRDKYPRMLIIVLSSHNEFDYVRSAMKLGVEDYMLKTSMKPDELLNLLVESAGKIGRGSGKAKPDAAYAAESLNLRSDEVTECVRGFLAGNPADVAVPASLQLRPQGMLLLLHVLNTRDGGPEASAMKLLEHLVQTELEALLDSHPLAMDNRDIAALLAVPEEQLPDLGRQISGLVSSAQVLLGITLRAETAGPLTAWEELPAAYNRAKSGILEQGMQLTSREDINSLLTYLKDNLTRDISLKEAAERINISETYLSTIFKKETGMGFTDWINTMRIDQATSLLMETSLPSYLIAEQVGYENINYFGRIFKKLKGVSPQKYRSQFQKTKA
- a CDS encoding sensor histidine kinase, with the translated sequence MGNLKKTWSRLNSIRNKIFFSILLFLIIPFLLTFYFMDKPLEKVIESKIGRSAQDALYLVNFNVQLFLEEMLQSSVNITINPSITKLLKDPESYSKYEKLRLNDTVLNRLFSSYFSNTYVTLFDREGNWISTSYMFDPLLHGYLDSKWYQDMMGKPYQLKWMFNNKELMYADRKPLITLVKTITELQTNKNTGMIVFSVREEDIHKYLTGLEGDTYLVDSSGTIVSSPNKNQIGQSLLQEAYMPKVWRSTRGQQIIEKKGQKWIVNYDTVRINGWKIIQIVPYDTVFKEIFDIRKANILIFFAIFVVFSFITISIAYSISKPLKLLRKKMRELEDKEFYSNIAVTGPQEISSLIETYNKMVKKIRGLLGRVKEEYEQKEDMRFRALQAQINPHFLLNTLNNIKWMAYIRNDKDVGDMLSNLGGILEGSIGRGGSLIMLRQELDYIENYMALMRMSHPDTISLNINVPDELMDQEVINIMLQPIIENCLVHGLQNMTGMGLITIQAWHDGDDFVLRVADNGTGIQPEKLEEIRGRLEAGSADPLPERIGVKNVHDRIRLQYGDTYGVRLDSEQGEGTTVEYRLPIRKVQKGIGDDT
- a CDS encoding C40 family peptidase, with amino-acid sequence MINIKKSLLGCLAITAAVSAALILPSPSHAAASKAVVQSASTSQTGVIQATVRLRDKPSLSSHVLGYVKAGEQVKILEKSTSYFYKIKTAAGKTGYISTADKYIRVGKASSGSSSSNSSSGSSNSQNNGSSSASKPAQSASAVIEKVIQKGMKYLGTPYEFGSDRNTTTTFDCSDFIRQIFKEGASLTLPADSRQQGSWIKEKSSPVYSTNQLKRGDLVFFMSYKGSSSSAYKGIDKSKQRITHVALYLGDGKLLHTYSKKAGGVVITDFTNSWKYRFLYGGSVLK
- a CDS encoding pectinesterase family protein, with amino-acid sequence MLVGKEAYCDFHTIQEAVDALERLPSGVTETLFILSGVYKEAVRIYRSNLRILGIGLVEITMNRYAKEKDEKGEEIGTFATPTLFLGGSRLVLENLVIANTAGQGDQVGQAVAVYAHCDETIFRSCSFKGHQDTLFTGPLPPAPKERKTFGGVPIKESHVQYRQLYQNCCIEGTVDFIFGGATAYFDQCEIRSLRHKNNHSAGYITAASTPRGEEFGYVFRDCCLTAEQGVTNVYLGRPWREHAKTDFVNCRLGRHIHPLGWDNWNHPGNEQTVRYREYGVHVTGAVQEKRVSWVVCSDSEDVPLDKGHVFSGTDFWKWGGQ